A genomic region of Papaver somniferum cultivar HN1 chromosome 7, ASM357369v1, whole genome shotgun sequence contains the following coding sequences:
- the LOC113294235 gene encoding uncharacterized protein LOC113294235, which yields MNLSRFVNGIQTDCLLCCQEKETVFHLLFECIKTQLVFETAGLGAYSISQGSDILQIIKNWMEDNMDQKFIRKMCILWNIWKSRNDIVFSEGRFLVDIILRNANRDFKLCLDNITETGRNHITRFQQWNPLDFPYIKVHIDAAFIPNNAAAGAVAMDHSSTFMGCAWITFDATSPMLAETIACKLGMEFSLEKGFKKIIIEGDASNVTMAVQGDIRQIPWSIRSEVLKIKDLISSFDNVKFQHVFKSANSMAPLLCQHAMHDSVNRRWNANFPSLCISSNLTH from the coding sequence ATGAATTTGTCTAGGTTTGTCAATGGTATTCAAACAGATTGTCTTTTGTGCTGTCAAGAGAAAGAAACGGTTTTTCATTTATTATTTGAATGTATTAAGACACAGTTGGTTTTCGAGACAGCTGGCTTGGGTGCTTACAGTATCTCTCAAGGATCTGATATCTTGCAGATTATAAAAAACTGGATGGAAGATAATATGGATCAAAAATTTATTCGCAAGATGTGCATCCTTTGGAATATTTGGAAATCCAGAAACGATATTGTCTTTTCTGAAGGTAGGTTTTTGGTTGATATCATTTTAAGGAATGCTAATCGAGATTTCAAGTTATGTTTGGATAATATTACTGAAACTGGTCGCAATCATATCACCCGGTTTCAACAGTGGAATCCTCTGGATTTCCCTTATATCAAAGTCCACATTGATGCGGCTTTCATCCCCAATAATGCAGCAGCAGGGGCAGTGGCTATGGATCATAGTTCAACCTTCATGGGATGTGCTTGGATAACTTTTGATGCTACTTCTCCTATGCTGGCAGAAACAATTGCGTGCAAATTGGGAATGGAATTCAGTTTAGAAAAGGGTTTCAAGAAAATCATAATAGAAGGTGATGCATCTAATGTGACAATGGCAGTGCAAGGTGATATAAGACAGATTCCGTGGAGTATTCGATCAGAAGTACTTAAAATTAAGGATCTAATCTCTTCATTTGATAATGTAAAATTTCAGCATGTTTTCAAAAGTGCAAACTCTATGGCACCCTTATTATGTCAACATGCTATGCATGACTCTGTAAATAGAAGGTGGAATGCGAATTTTCCATCGCTTTGTATCTCTTCAAACCTCACTCACTGA